In a single window of the Nycticebus coucang isolate mNycCou1 chromosome 13, mNycCou1.pri, whole genome shotgun sequence genome:
- the TSPYL5 gene encoding testis-specific Y-encoded-like protein 5: protein MSGRSRGRKSSRAKSRGKGRAKTRVRAGPDDALRHPDPPQCQRLGEDTKAAQVRTGAGWGGLETAAPAPPALPAPPLRPGDEAACRLPLDCGLALRACAAGDRGQAATRPGPGKTTSLSERLATDTVFVGTVGTVGRPKNAPRVGNQRGPAGKKAPETCSTVGRGPQAVAGGKLKKGPAGECTSGSAGEERKVDKDAGSGPPVTEGSMDTLETVQLKLETMNAQADRAYLRLSRKFGQLRLHHLERRNLLIQNIPGFWGQAFQNHPQLSSFLNNQDKEVLTYLNSLEVEELGLARLGYKIKFYFGRNPYFQNKVLIKEYGCGPSGQVVSRSTPIQWLPGHDLQSLSQGNPENNRSFFGWFSNHSSIESDKIVEIINEELWPNPLQYYLLSEGARGEKGKEKEGRQGPTKQPVETPEPGVNQSN from the coding sequence ATGAGCGGCCGAAGTAGGGGTCGAAAGTCCTCCCGTGCCAAAAGCCGGGGCAAAGGCCGCGCCAAAACCCGAGTCCGCGCTGGTCCTGACGATGCCCTGCGCCACCCGGATCCACCACAGTGCCAGAGGCTCGGGGAAGACACTAAGGCGGCACAGGTGCGGACTGGCGCGGGTTGGGGTGGCCTGGAAACCGCTGCGCCCGCGCCGCCCGCGCTGCCTGCGCCGCCGCTCCGGCCCGGGGACGAGGCCGCCTGCCGGCTCCCCCTGGATTGTGGTCTCGCCCTCCGGGCCTGTGCGGCCGGCGACCGTGGGCAGGCCGCGACTAGGCCGGGCCCGGGGAAGACCACATCTCTCTCGGAGCGTCTGGCAACAGACACTGTCTTCGTGGGAACTGTGGGAACTGTGGGAAGGCCGAAAAATGCCCCCCGCGTTGGAAATCAGCGAGGTCCTGCTGGGAAGAAGGCCCCAGAGACTTGTAGTACAGTGGGGCGCGGCCCTCAGGCTGTGGCTGGTGGGAAGCTGAAGAAAGGGCCAGCGGGCGAGTGTACCTCAGGCTCCgcaggggaagaaaggaaagtggATAAGGATGCAGGGTCAGGGCCCCCTGTGACAGAAGGCAGCATGGATACTCTGGAGACAGTCCAGCTGAAGCTGGAGACCATGAATGCCCAGGCAGACAGGGCCTATCTTCGGCTCTCGCGTAAGTTTGGCCAGTTGAGATTGCACCACTTAGAACGCAGAAACCTCCTCATCCAGAATATTCCAGGCTTCTGGGGGCAAGCTTTTCAGAACCACCCCCAACTATCATCTTTTCTCAACAACCAAGATAAAGAGGTACTCACCTACTTGAACAGCTTGGAGGTGGAAGAGCTTGGCCTCGCCAGATTGGGCTACAAAATCAAGTTTTACTTTGGCCGCAACCCCTATTTCCAAAATAAGGTGCTCATCAAGGAATATGGGTGTGGTCCTTCGGGTCAGGTGGTGTCTCGTTCTACTCCAATCCAGTGGCTCCCAGGACATGATCTTCAGTCCCTAAGCCAAGGAAACCCAGAAAACAACCGTAGCTTCTTTGGGTGGTTTTCAAACCACAGCTCTATTGAGTCTGACAAGATTGTGGAGATAATCAATGAGGAACTGTGGCCCAATCCTCTGCAGTACTACCTTTTGAGTGAAGGGGCCcgtggagagaaagggaaggaaaaagaggggAGGCAGGGTCCAACTAAGCAGCCAGTGGAGACCCCAGAGCCTGGGGTGAACCAGTCCAACTGA